A window from Theropithecus gelada isolate Dixy chromosome 1, Tgel_1.0, whole genome shotgun sequence encodes these proteins:
- the MED18 gene encoding mediator of RNA polymerase II transcription subunit 18 isoform X1 — MRKTLSPRVRGYRQDFLKIAQVYPVPYLTGGSESSCVVFNLDTMEAPPVTMMPVTGGTINMMEYLLQGSVLDHSLESLIHRLRGLCDNMEPETFLDHEMVFLLKGQQASPFVLRARRSMDRAGAPWHLRYLGQPEMGDKNRHALVRNCVDIATSENLTDFLMEMGFRMDHEFVAKGHLFRKGIMKIMVYKIFRILVPGNTDSTEALSLSYLVELSVVAPAGQDVVSDDMKNFAEQLKPLVHLEKIDPKRLM, encoded by the exons ATGAGGAAGACATTGAGTCCCAGGGTGAGGGGTTATAGACAGGACTTTCTCAAGATTGCACAG GTATATCCCGTGCCTTACCTGACTGGGGGCTCTGAGTCCAGTTGTGTTGTCTTCAACTTAGACACCATGGAGGCACCTCCAGTCACCATGATGCCTGTCACTGGGGGCACCATTAACATGATGGAGTACCTATTGCAGG GAAGTGTTTTAGATCACAGTTTGGAAAGCCTCATCCACCGCCTTCGTGGTTTGTGTGACAACATGGAACCTGAGACTTTCCTTGACCATGAGATGGTATTCCTTCTTAAGGGCCAGCAAGCCAGCCCATTTGTTCTCAGGGCCCGACGCTCTATGGACAGGGCAGGAGCACCCTGGCATCTGCGCTACCTGGGACAGCCAGAAATGGGAGACAAGAATCGCCACGCTCTGGTGCGAAACTGCGTGGACATTGCTACATCTGAGAACCTCACCGACTTCTTGATGGAAATGGGCTTCCGCATGGACCATGAGTTTGTTGCTAAGGGACATTTGTTCCGTAAGGGCATCATGAAGATTATGGTGTACAAGATTTTCCGCATCCTGGTGCCAGGGAACACAGACAGCACTGAGGCCTTGTCACTCTCCTATCTCGTGGAATTAAGTGTGGTAGCACCTGCTGGGCAGGATGTGGTCTCTGATGACATGAAGAACTTTGCAGAGCAGCTAAAACCTCTGGTTCACCTAGAGAAAATAGACCCCAAGAGGCTCATGTGA
- the MED18 gene encoding mediator of RNA polymerase II transcription subunit 18 isoform X2 — MEAPPVTMMPVTGGTINMMEYLLQVVLVPFSGSVLDHSLESLIHRLRGLCDNMEPETFLDHEMVFLLKGQQASPFVLRARRSMDRAGAPWHLRYLGQPEMGDKNRHALVRNCVDIATSENLTDFLMEMGFRMDHEFVAKGHLFRKGIMKIMVYKIFRILVPGNTDSTEALSLSYLVELSVVAPAGQDVVSDDMKNFAEQLKPLVHLEKIDPKRLM, encoded by the exons ATGGAGGCACCTCCAGTCACCATGATGCCTGTCACTGGGGGCACCATTAACATGATGGAGTACCTATTGCAGG TGGTGCTTGTTCCGTTTTCAGGAAGTGTTTTAGATCACAGTTTGGAAAGCCTCATCCACCGCCTTCGTGGTTTGTGTGACAACATGGAACCTGAGACTTTCCTTGACCATGAGATGGTATTCCTTCTTAAGGGCCAGCAAGCCAGCCCATTTGTTCTCAGGGCCCGACGCTCTATGGACAGGGCAGGAGCACCCTGGCATCTGCGCTACCTGGGACAGCCAGAAATGGGAGACAAGAATCGCCACGCTCTGGTGCGAAACTGCGTGGACATTGCTACATCTGAGAACCTCACCGACTTCTTGATGGAAATGGGCTTCCGCATGGACCATGAGTTTGTTGCTAAGGGACATTTGTTCCGTAAGGGCATCATGAAGATTATGGTGTACAAGATTTTCCGCATCCTGGTGCCAGGGAACACAGACAGCACTGAGGCCTTGTCACTCTCCTATCTCGTGGAATTAAGTGTGGTAGCACCTGCTGGGCAGGATGTGGTCTCTGATGACATGAAGAACTTTGCAGAGCAGCTAAAACCTCTGGTTCACCTAGAGAAAATAGACCCCAAGAGGCTCATGTGA
- the MED18 gene encoding mediator of RNA polymerase II transcription subunit 18 isoform X3, translating into MEAPPVTMMPVTGGTINMMEYLLQGSVLDHSLESLIHRLRGLCDNMEPETFLDHEMVFLLKGQQASPFVLRARRSMDRAGAPWHLRYLGQPEMGDKNRHALVRNCVDIATSENLTDFLMEMGFRMDHEFVAKGHLFRKGIMKIMVYKIFRILVPGNTDSTEALSLSYLVELSVVAPAGQDVVSDDMKNFAEQLKPLVHLEKIDPKRLM; encoded by the exons ATGGAGGCACCTCCAGTCACCATGATGCCTGTCACTGGGGGCACCATTAACATGATGGAGTACCTATTGCAGG GAAGTGTTTTAGATCACAGTTTGGAAAGCCTCATCCACCGCCTTCGTGGTTTGTGTGACAACATGGAACCTGAGACTTTCCTTGACCATGAGATGGTATTCCTTCTTAAGGGCCAGCAAGCCAGCCCATTTGTTCTCAGGGCCCGACGCTCTATGGACAGGGCAGGAGCACCCTGGCATCTGCGCTACCTGGGACAGCCAGAAATGGGAGACAAGAATCGCCACGCTCTGGTGCGAAACTGCGTGGACATTGCTACATCTGAGAACCTCACCGACTTCTTGATGGAAATGGGCTTCCGCATGGACCATGAGTTTGTTGCTAAGGGACATTTGTTCCGTAAGGGCATCATGAAGATTATGGTGTACAAGATTTTCCGCATCCTGGTGCCAGGGAACACAGACAGCACTGAGGCCTTGTCACTCTCCTATCTCGTGGAATTAAGTGTGGTAGCACCTGCTGGGCAGGATGTGGTCTCTGATGACATGAAGAACTTTGCAGAGCAGCTAAAACCTCTGGTTCACCTAGAGAAAATAGACCCCAAGAGGCTCATGTGA